ATTGACTTATAAGACAATAAAGAGTAAACTTTTGGTAGAGATTACTCCAATGGAGAGAGGATGAACATGGCCAGACAAACCCGTATCCACTATGAAGGAGCTATCTATCATGTGATGGCAAGAGGAAACAACCGAGAAGACATATTCTTGGAACCCAATGACAAAATAAAATACCTGAACCTTATTCATCGTTATAAACAGCGATATGGTTTTGAAGTATTAGCCTATATGCTGATGAACAACCACGTCCATCTATTAGTAAGAATAGT
The nucleotide sequence above comes from Acetonema longum DSM 6540. Encoded proteins:
- a CDS encoding transposase gives rise to the protein MARQTRIHYEGAIYHVMARGNNREDIFLEPNDKIKYLNLIHRYKQRYGFEVLAYMLMNNHVHLLVRIV